A single window of Streptomyces griseoviridis DNA harbors:
- a CDS encoding LAETG motif-containing sortase-dependent surface protein — protein MSKVSRVTARRLLGTGAASLVLCAATVASASGAWAHGTPGGDGWKHGGGYRPGSGAGTVTETDRCQFSLDGAGFSDSVRVDDQNLKPTDDGKAHIKVRAAGDATTCTASLASYLAHGASFATSGEQVFVDFDTVTVKSGQTDSLDIAVPDAGCFAQIDLYRGAVKFDGEQDAKDGFHHGDLPKGPDRPVIKDKLIAAWNGGTKDCTTAEESQPPASPSPSAPASQEPSTPAAESTPPASSTPSAGTPSPSDAPSTTPEASDSPKESAAPAATPNGGGGDLAETGGGGNSGLLAAGAAVLVAGGAAFLVMSKRRRGATRA, from the coding sequence ATGTCCAAAGTGAGTCGTGTCACCGCGCGCCGTCTGCTGGGAACGGGCGCCGCGTCGCTCGTCCTGTGCGCCGCCACCGTCGCCTCCGCCTCCGGCGCCTGGGCCCACGGAACCCCCGGCGGTGACGGCTGGAAGCACGGCGGCGGCTACCGCCCCGGCTCCGGCGCGGGCACGGTCACCGAGACCGACCGCTGCCAGTTCTCGCTCGACGGCGCCGGGTTCTCCGACTCCGTGCGGGTCGACGACCAGAACCTGAAGCCCACCGACGACGGCAAGGCGCACATCAAGGTGCGCGCCGCCGGCGACGCCACCACCTGCACCGCCTCGCTCGCCTCCTACCTGGCGCACGGCGCCTCCTTCGCCACCTCGGGCGAGCAGGTCTTCGTCGACTTCGACACCGTGACGGTGAAGTCGGGCCAGACCGACTCGCTCGACATCGCGGTGCCGGACGCGGGCTGCTTCGCGCAGATCGACCTGTACCGGGGTGCCGTGAAGTTCGACGGCGAGCAGGACGCGAAGGACGGCTTCCACCACGGCGACCTGCCCAAGGGCCCGGACCGCCCGGTCATCAAGGACAAGCTGATCGCGGCCTGGAACGGCGGCACGAAGGACTGCACGACGGCCGAGGAGTCCCAGCCGCCCGCCTCGCCTTCACCGTCTGCCCCCGCCTCGCAGGAGCCGTCGACGCCGGCCGCGGAGTCCACCCCGCCGGCCTCCTCGACGCCGTCGGCCGGCACCCCGAGCCCGAGCGACGCGCCGTCCACCACCCCGGAGGCGTCGGACTCGCCGAAGGAGTCGGCCGCCCCCGCGGCCACGCCGAACGGCGGCGGTGGCGACCTCGCCGAGACCGGTGGCGGCGGCAACTCCGGCCTGCTCGCGGCGGGCGCCGCGGTGCTGGTCGCGGGCGGCGCCGCGTTCCTCGTGATGTCGAAGCGGCGGCGCGGGGCGACCCGCGCCTGA
- a CDS encoding glycoside hydrolase family 13 protein, which yields MTDPKPDLSSKDPDWWRQAVVYQVYPRSFADADGDGLGDLKGVTERLGHLAALGVDALWLSPFYPSELADGGYDVADYRDVDPRLGTLDDFDALAAEAHRLGLKVIVDLVPNHTSHRHPWFREALAAGPGSDARNRYVFRDGRGTAGELPPTDWQSVFGGSAWRRVPDGQWYLHLFTPEQPDLNWDREEVRDDFRTTLRFWSDRGVDGFRVDVAHALTKELGEPLRDLGGPESSHESALLTLPPGTHPFYDRDEVHAIYRDWRTVFDTYTPPRMAVAEAWVPGARRALYARPDELGQAFNFEYLQAGWDATELRAVITESLETARAAGASATWVLSNHDVVRHASRLMLPPGTDTGAWLLSDGLEPPVDLAAGLRRARAATLLMLALPGSSYLYQGEELGLPEVADLPREALQDPVWEQTGRTSKGRDGCRVPLPWTPEGPSYGFGAGGAWLPQPAWFGRYAVAAQDGAEGSTLELYRAALKLRRKLLQGESLTWAPDAPDGVLHFARTDGWRCVANLSARDVRLPTGEVLLSSAPVADGRLGPDTAVWLA from the coding sequence GTGACCGACCCCAAGCCCGACCTCTCGTCCAAGGACCCCGACTGGTGGCGGCAGGCCGTCGTCTACCAGGTCTACCCGCGCAGCTTCGCCGACGCCGACGGCGACGGACTCGGTGACCTCAAGGGCGTCACCGAACGCCTCGGCCACCTGGCCGCGCTCGGCGTCGACGCCCTCTGGCTCAGCCCGTTCTACCCCTCCGAACTCGCCGACGGCGGCTACGACGTCGCCGACTACCGCGACGTCGACCCGCGCCTGGGCACCCTCGACGACTTCGACGCGCTGGCCGCCGAGGCGCACCGGCTCGGCCTCAAGGTGATCGTCGACCTGGTGCCCAACCACACCTCCCACCGGCACCCGTGGTTCCGCGAGGCCCTCGCCGCCGGGCCCGGGTCCGACGCCAGGAACCGCTACGTCTTCCGCGACGGACGCGGCACGGCAGGCGAACTCCCGCCCACCGACTGGCAGTCCGTGTTCGGCGGCAGCGCCTGGCGTCGGGTGCCCGACGGGCAGTGGTACCTGCATCTGTTCACCCCCGAACAGCCCGACCTCAACTGGGACCGCGAGGAGGTCCGCGACGACTTCCGCACCACCCTGCGGTTCTGGTCCGACCGGGGCGTGGACGGCTTCCGGGTGGACGTCGCCCACGCCCTCACCAAGGAGCTGGGCGAACCGCTGCGCGACCTCGGCGGCCCCGAGTCGAGCCATGAGAGCGCCCTGCTCACCCTCCCGCCCGGCACCCACCCCTTCTACGACCGCGACGAGGTGCACGCGATCTACCGCGACTGGCGGACGGTCTTCGACACCTACACCCCGCCCCGCATGGCCGTCGCCGAAGCCTGGGTGCCGGGCGCGCGGCGGGCCCTGTACGCCCGCCCCGACGAACTCGGCCAGGCCTTCAACTTCGAGTACCTCCAGGCGGGTTGGGACGCCACCGAACTGCGCGCCGTCATCACCGAGTCCCTGGAGACGGCCCGCGCCGCCGGGGCGTCGGCCACCTGGGTGCTCTCCAACCACGACGTCGTGCGGCACGCCTCCCGGCTGATGCTGCCGCCCGGCACCGACACCGGCGCCTGGCTGCTCTCCGACGGGCTTGAACCCCCCGTCGACCTGGCGGCCGGGCTGCGCAGGGCGCGCGCGGCGACCCTGCTGATGCTGGCGCTGCCCGGCTCCTCGTACCTCTACCAGGGCGAGGAACTCGGCCTGCCCGAGGTCGCCGACCTGCCGCGGGAGGCGCTCCAGGACCCGGTGTGGGAGCAGACGGGCCGCACCTCCAAGGGGCGGGACGGCTGCCGGGTGCCGCTGCCGTGGACGCCGGAAGGACCCTCGTACGGCTTCGGCGCCGGCGGTGCCTGGCTGCCGCAGCCCGCCTGGTTCGGGCGGTACGCGGTCGCCGCGCAGGACGGCGCCGAGGGCTCCACCCTGGAGCTGTACCGGGCCGCCCTGAAGCTGCGCCGCAAGCTGCTCCAGGGCGAGTCGCTGACCTGGGCGCCCGACGCCCCGGACGGAGTGCTGCACTTCGCCCGCACGGACGGCTGGCGGTGCGTCGCCAACCTGTCCGCGAGGGACGTGCGACTCCCCACGGGCGAGGTGCTGTTGAGCAGCGCCCCGGTGGCGGACGGCAGGCTGGGCCCGGACACCGCGGTCTGGCTGGCCTGA
- a CDS encoding DUF4142 domain-containing protein has protein sequence MGGALTLTLAALAYPSMLGVSNVTTAQDRVIATTQWGPLTELDRDFVVKVRAAGLWEYPVGQIGLKKGTSKAVLTASEHLIDGHAALDTTCRKIAPMLNITLPNVASPQQIGFVNTLNAESGEKFDSDFANILRITHGSIFNTIAKVRSTTKNSLVRALADQANNTVLDHITVMEKTGLVDFDTALFTQTTPPKLPKSDLTPPPPSAGQPEVVLTPPPTATSTPVDISGAVNANPGPTVG, from the coding sequence GTGGGTGGCGCCCTGACCTTGACCCTCGCCGCTCTCGCCTACCCGTCGATGCTGGGCGTGAGCAACGTGACGACCGCGCAGGACCGGGTCATCGCCACCACCCAGTGGGGGCCGCTGACCGAGCTCGACCGGGACTTCGTGGTCAAGGTGCGGGCGGCGGGGCTGTGGGAGTACCCGGTCGGGCAGATCGGCCTGAAGAAGGGCACGAGCAAGGCGGTGCTCACCGCGTCCGAGCACCTCATCGACGGGCACGCGGCGCTCGACACCACCTGCCGCAAGATCGCCCCGATGCTCAACATCACGCTGCCCAACGTGGCCAGCCCGCAGCAGATCGGCTTCGTGAACACGCTGAACGCGGAGAGCGGCGAGAAGTTCGACAGCGACTTCGCCAACATCCTGCGCATCACCCACGGTTCGATCTTCAACACCATCGCGAAGGTCCGCTCCACGACCAAGAACAGCCTGGTGCGGGCGCTCGCCGACCAGGCCAACAACACGGTCCTCGACCACATCACGGTGATGGAGAAGACCGGCCTGGTCGACTTCGACACCGCGCTGTTCACCCAGACCACCCCGCCCAAGCTGCCCAAGAGCGACCTGACGCCGCCGCCCCCGTCCGCCGGTCAGCCCGAGGTGGTCCTCACCCCGCCGCCGACCGCCACCTCCACCCCCGTCGACATCAGCGGCGCGGTGAACGCGAACCCCGGCCCGACCGTCGGATAG
- a CDS encoding DUF6445 family protein, whose protein sequence is MPPHLPQRHPGSTARAALPVLPYRKPTRGRDYWVLDDVLPDADAVRERCLARDDWVEGHPYTAESWPGLRTMPGLDAGELARVERLVRAATGAERLWVQRAPGGGTLNHNCVQVVGAGESEPRPHTDSRALCRYAAVLYLNPAVPKDCGTSFYRQSMPGGRLGGNTVRAPHHNLVEALGTRFVAPDAFEEDVRVPHRHNRLLLYHANLVHSATGYCGSTMEDKRMTAVFFWMAG, encoded by the coding sequence ATGCCCCCACACCTGCCGCAGCGGCACCCCGGGTCGACGGCGCGCGCGGCCCTGCCGGTGCTGCCCTACCGCAAGCCCACCAGGGGACGCGACTACTGGGTCCTCGACGACGTCCTGCCCGACGCGGACGCCGTGCGGGAGCGCTGCCTCGCCAGGGACGACTGGGTCGAGGGCCACCCGTACACCGCGGAGAGCTGGCCGGGACTGCGCACCATGCCCGGCCTCGACGCCGGTGAACTCGCCCGCGTGGAGCGGCTGGTGCGCGCGGCGACCGGAGCGGAGAGGCTGTGGGTGCAGCGGGCGCCGGGCGGCGGCACCCTCAACCACAACTGCGTCCAGGTGGTCGGCGCGGGCGAGAGCGAGCCGCGCCCGCACACCGACTCGCGCGCCCTGTGCCGGTACGCGGCCGTGCTGTACCTCAATCCGGCGGTGCCGAAGGACTGCGGCACCAGCTTCTACCGCCAGTCCATGCCGGGCGGCCGGCTCGGCGGCAACACCGTGCGGGCACCGCACCACAATCTCGTCGAGGCGCTCGGCACCCGGTTCGTCGCCCCCGACGCCTTCGAGGAGGACGTGCGCGTCCCGCACCGCCACAACCGGCTGCTCCTCTACCACGCCAACCTCGTGCACAGCGCGACCGGTTACTGCGGCAGCACGATGGAGGACAAGAGGATGACGGCGGTGTTCTTCTGGATGGCGGGGTGA
- a CDS encoding endonuclease/exonuclease/phosphatase family protein yields the protein MAERTPRDDTGTDTDTDAGTGTDAATGAGAGDRVGGGPDGGPEAPRWRPAGPLSWRRGRVLAALAVLTAALLAFHRQVPQTPGRLGSLLESFLPWLGAPVLLLLALALLRRAPLALAALVLPTAAWAYVFGALLLPGSAPGARDLVVAQHNVSDENTDPQATARVLAAADPDLIALEELVPPALAAYEQTLAPDYPYHEVRGTVGLWSKHPLSGTRQPDIRPRGFGDDWSRALRTVVRTPRGDVAVYVAHLPSVRVFPRGLASAGRDESAVLLGRAVAAEPVRRVILLGDLNGTVDDRGLAPLTSRLNTPERGFALSFPRAFPLVRVDQVMARAARVPRIGTLPGTSGDHLPVLARVSLG from the coding sequence ATGGCGGAGCGGACACCGCGCGACGACACGGGCACCGACACCGACACCGACGCGGGCACAGGCACCGACGCCGCGACCGGAGCCGGGGCCGGTGACCGTGTCGGGGGCGGGCCCGACGGCGGCCCCGAGGCGCCGCGGTGGCGTCCGGCCGGTCCGCTCTCCTGGCGGCGCGGCCGGGTGCTCGCCGCGCTCGCGGTGCTGACGGCGGCCCTGCTGGCGTTCCACCGGCAGGTCCCGCAGACCCCCGGCAGGCTCGGCAGCCTGCTGGAGTCGTTCCTGCCCTGGCTCGGGGCGCCGGTGCTGCTCCTGCTCGCCCTGGCCCTGCTGCGCCGGGCGCCCCTGGCGCTGGCCGCCCTGGTCCTGCCGACGGCGGCCTGGGCGTACGTCTTCGGCGCCCTGCTGCTGCCTGGCTCCGCGCCCGGCGCGCGCGACCTGGTCGTGGCGCAGCACAACGTCAGCGACGAGAACACCGACCCGCAGGCCACCGCCCGCGTGCTGGCCGCCGCCGACCCGGACCTGATCGCCCTGGAGGAACTGGTCCCGCCGGCGCTCGCGGCCTACGAGCAGACCCTCGCGCCCGACTATCCGTACCACGAGGTCCGCGGCACCGTCGGCCTCTGGTCGAAGCACCCGCTCTCCGGCACCCGGCAACCGGACATCAGGCCGAGGGGGTTCGGGGACGACTGGAGCCGCGCCCTGCGCACGGTCGTCCGCACGCCCCGCGGTGACGTCGCCGTGTACGTCGCGCACCTGCCGTCGGTCAGGGTCTTTCCGCGCGGCCTCGCGTCGGCCGGCCGCGACGAGAGCGCCGTCCTGCTGGGGAGGGCGGTGGCCGCCGAGCCGGTGCGGCGGGTGATCCTGCTGGGCGACCTCAACGGCACCGTCGACGACCGCGGCCTGGCCCCGCTGACCTCGCGCCTGAACACCCCGGAACGCGGCTTCGCCCTCAGCTTCCCGAGGGCCTTCCCGCTGGTCCGCGTCGACCAGGTGATGGCCCGCGCGGCGAGAGTGCCCCGTATCGGCACCCTCCCGGGCACGAGTGGCGACCATCTGCCGGTGCTGGCCAGGGTCAGCCTGGGCTGA
- a CDS encoding DUF6479 family protein yields the protein MSTATYVLLAAGSNGWLKVTAALVGGLIIVGALIWAVQFGMRVRDRESPRPRPDEQPHLPDTGAVHEIREMREPDEMPVTTGRERLTPHEIHHTGSRTGEDQKRKRWLPGSSGSFGSGGLGRR from the coding sequence ATGAGTACCGCGACGTATGTACTTCTGGCGGCCGGGTCGAACGGATGGCTCAAGGTGACCGCCGCGTTGGTCGGCGGCCTGATCATCGTGGGAGCCCTGATCTGGGCCGTGCAGTTCGGCATGCGGGTGCGGGACCGGGAGTCGCCGCGTCCCCGCCCCGACGAGCAGCCCCACCTCCCCGACACCGGAGCGGTCCACGAGATCCGCGAGATGCGGGAGCCGGACGAGATGCCCGTCACGACGGGCCGGGAACGGCTGACCCCGCACGAGATCCATCACACGGGCAGCAGGACCGGCGAGGACCAGAAGCGCAAACGCTGGCTCCCCGGGTCGAGCGGCTCCTTCGGCAGCGGCGGCCTGGGCCGGCGCTGA
- a CDS encoding luciferase domain-containing protein, with amino-acid sequence MTPAETALQQLETWPDLSRCPAACGTGLALRSDRDEIVHFHSARDVDLHLTGQAIARLHHDIAGSTALRMVPGSRWVTVHLDCATDVDLLLSLVSVALKAHQSGPAPLGPVVTAMCNFHRVTVLPREHGADV; translated from the coding sequence ATGACACCGGCCGAGACCGCCCTTCAGCAGCTGGAGACATGGCCCGACCTCAGCCGCTGTCCCGCCGCGTGCGGAACGGGCCTCGCGCTGCGCTCGGACCGGGACGAGATCGTCCACTTCCACTCCGCCCGGGACGTCGACCTGCACCTCACCGGCCAGGCCATCGCCCGCCTGCACCACGACATCGCCGGCTCGACGGCCCTGCGCATGGTCCCCGGCTCCCGCTGGGTCACCGTCCACCTCGACTGCGCCACCGACGTCGACCTGCTGCTCAGCCTGGTCAGCGTCGCCCTCAAGGCCCACCAGAGCGGGCCGGCGCCGCTCGGGCCCGTCGTCACGGCGATGTGCAACTTCCACCGGGTCACCGTGCTGCCGCGCGAGCACGGCGCCGACGTGTGA
- a CDS encoding YncE family protein, which produces MRTRSISAATALAVLFGSAALSVTVAGTATAATTASVATPGGLVANGTLRRVYVGDRSSGAITAADYAGTVIGSVRGIGGVSDLALSADGGTLWAAASTSHEIVAIDAATLAVTARYPVDTDTGPRHLAVTADRVWFTYGAQWDGDLGSVDPAADPATGTGQVTLGRLSQVHSTISGPGLLDTDPARPGVLAVAQTGLSTDSMAVLDVTGPDPRLTAWHTGDYSLNYGISDIDLVPGAQEVLVGGSARNSYADGGFKKAGAYPAGQSADIGPGGLVAQVDGGTIATYRANAAKPLRTWNNGVAHTSDLAWAPDGSRVFALVAGAGGRYTLKALTDPTKNNPTLTVNAPTSAPRAKKLTVTGKLTATVALPAGAKLTVTRTDLDSPNGKALPAVTVKSDGTYSFSDTPPAGGTVTYTARYAGDSAHTAVSASDKVAVSRAKPTLSLNNNGKLYDYSADVKFTAHLGTTYKNRTVEIWANPFGADKPNKLIKSAKVNSSGNISATVDMTRDTDVTAVFKGDARYAPRTVKSTAYARVKVSTAVSRHYKTAKIGSTSYYWFHKKTDPMLTTSMTYYPGRQQRFDLQVYYQGQWYALDSEYFPVGSNGKSAVSLEAPGESGIRVRMRSAYLNGGSGDTVNSTTYGSWKYLYFSN; this is translated from the coding sequence GTGCGTACGCGCAGCATCTCGGCCGCGACAGCGCTCGCGGTCCTCTTCGGCTCGGCGGCGCTGAGCGTCACCGTGGCCGGCACCGCGACGGCGGCCACCACCGCGTCGGTCGCCACACCCGGCGGGCTCGTCGCCAACGGCACCCTGAGGCGGGTGTACGTCGGCGACCGGTCGAGCGGCGCGATCACCGCCGCCGACTACGCCGGCACCGTCATCGGGTCGGTGCGCGGCATCGGCGGGGTCAGCGACCTCGCCCTCTCCGCCGACGGCGGCACCCTCTGGGCCGCGGCCTCGACCAGCCACGAGATCGTCGCGATCGACGCGGCCACCCTCGCCGTCACGGCCCGCTACCCCGTCGACACCGACACCGGACCGCGCCACCTCGCGGTCACCGCCGACCGGGTGTGGTTCACCTACGGCGCCCAGTGGGACGGCGACCTCGGCTCCGTCGACCCGGCCGCGGACCCCGCCACCGGCACCGGCCAGGTGACGCTGGGCCGCCTCTCGCAGGTGCACTCCACCATCTCGGGTCCCGGACTGCTCGACACCGACCCGGCGCGGCCCGGCGTGCTCGCCGTCGCCCAGACCGGCCTCTCCACCGACTCGATGGCCGTCCTCGACGTCACGGGCCCCGACCCGCGGCTCACCGCCTGGCACACCGGCGACTACAGCCTCAACTACGGCATCTCCGACATCGACCTGGTGCCCGGCGCCCAGGAAGTCCTGGTCGGCGGCTCGGCGCGGAACTCCTACGCGGACGGCGGCTTCAAGAAGGCCGGCGCCTACCCGGCGGGCCAGAGCGCCGACATCGGCCCCGGCGGCCTCGTCGCGCAGGTCGACGGCGGCACGATCGCGACCTACCGCGCCAACGCCGCCAAGCCGCTGCGCACCTGGAACAACGGCGTCGCCCACACCTCCGACCTGGCCTGGGCACCGGACGGCTCGCGGGTCTTCGCTCTGGTCGCGGGCGCGGGCGGCCGCTACACCCTGAAGGCGCTCACCGACCCGACGAAGAACAACCCGACCCTCACGGTCAACGCCCCGACGTCGGCGCCCCGCGCCAAGAAGCTCACCGTCACCGGCAAGCTCACCGCCACGGTCGCGCTGCCGGCCGGCGCGAAGCTGACCGTCACCCGCACCGACCTGGACAGCCCGAACGGCAAGGCGCTGCCCGCGGTCACCGTGAAGTCCGACGGCACCTACTCCTTCTCCGACACCCCGCCGGCCGGCGGCACCGTCACCTACACCGCGCGGTACGCGGGCGACAGCGCGCACACCGCGGTCAGCGCGAGCGACAAGGTCGCGGTCTCCCGGGCGAAGCCGACGCTGAGCCTGAACAACAACGGCAAGCTCTACGACTACAGCGCGGACGTGAAGTTCACCGCGCACCTCGGCACCACGTACAAGAACCGCACGGTCGAGATCTGGGCCAACCCCTTCGGCGCCGACAAGCCCAACAAACTCATCAAGAGCGCCAAGGTCAACTCCAGCGGCAACATCAGCGCGACCGTCGACATGACCCGCGACACCGACGTCACCGCCGTCTTCAAGGGCGACGCCCGCTACGCGCCCAGGACCGTCAAGTCCACCGCGTACGCCAGGGTGAAGGTCTCCACGGCCGTCTCCAGGCACTACAAGACGGCCAAGATCGGGTCGACGTCGTACTACTGGTTCCACAAGAAGACCGACCCGATGCTCACCACGAGCATGACCTACTACCCGGGCCGCCAGCAGCGGTTCGACCTCCAGGTCTACTACCAGGGCCAGTGGTACGCGCTGGACTCCGAGTACTTCCCGGTCGGCAGCAACGGCAAGTCCGCCGTCAGCCTGGAGGCCCCGGGCGAGTCCGGCATCCGGGTCAGGATGCGCTCCGCCTACCTCAACGGCGGCTCGGGCGACACCGTCAACTCGACGACGTACGGCTCCTGGAAGTACCTGTACTTCTCCAACTGA
- a CDS encoding SAV_915 family protein: protein MTATPHDEDPDPAEQDPAPAGLLYVPVRPGPAGLAARMFRTPLGPRTAVAFTSAHRLTATLGTGQPWIRLAEPALRRLTAPLGVARLTVDPTLCAPAPAPTPPSPPRAAPLKDPAAVTATAAPVG, encoded by the coding sequence ATGACCGCGACCCCGCACGACGAGGACCCCGACCCCGCTGAACAGGACCCGGCTCCGGCCGGACTCCTGTACGTGCCGGTCAGGCCGGGCCCCGCGGGCCTGGCGGCGCGGATGTTCCGCACCCCGCTCGGCCCGCGGACCGCCGTCGCCTTCACCTCCGCGCACCGGCTGACCGCGACGCTCGGCACGGGACAGCCCTGGATCAGGCTCGCGGAACCGGCCCTGCGGAGGCTCACCGCACCGCTCGGCGTGGCCCGCCTCACCGTCGACCCCACCCTCTGCGCACCCGCTCCCGCCCCGACACCGCCGTCCCCTCCGCGGGCGGCGCCGCTCAAGGACCCGGCCGCCGTGACCGCGACCGCCGCCCCGGTCGGCTGA
- the lysA gene encoding diaminopimelate decarboxylase — protein MTTLPRPAHPAPAAPPDLTVWPASTEEPRPGSLTVAGVPLQEIAERFGTPAYVLDEDEVRTRCRTYLSAFPDTEVLYAAKAFLCRAMIRWIDEEGLGLDVCSAGELELAVTGGFPPHRIVLHGNAKSPQDLALALRLGVGRIVIDSPSEIARLAAAVGPAGRQRVMVRVVPGVSAGGHDKIRTGTEDQKFGLSIRDGHAQHAITRVLGQKQLELTGLHCHVGSQITDVRPYLAAVRRMVGLMAAVHRRHGVVLPELDLGGGHGIAYRPGEQALDITELSRAVRAELASACATAGLPVPRLIIEPGRALVGPAGVALYHVLAVKHTGDRVFVAVDGGMSDNPRPALYGVRYAPRLIGRATEAPAARMTVVGRHCEAGDILSPDATLPSDLRPGDLLAVPVAGAYHLSMASAYNLVGRPPVVAVREGRARLLVRRESLADLTARDVGV, from the coding sequence ATGACCACCCTGCCCAGGCCCGCGCACCCCGCCCCCGCCGCACCCCCCGACCTGACGGTCTGGCCCGCCTCCACCGAGGAACCCCGGCCGGGCTCCCTCACCGTCGCCGGAGTGCCGCTCCAGGAGATCGCCGAACGCTTCGGCACCCCCGCCTACGTCCTCGACGAGGACGAGGTCAGGACCCGCTGCCGCACCTACCTGAGCGCCTTCCCCGACACCGAGGTCCTCTACGCGGCCAAGGCGTTCCTGTGCCGCGCGATGATCCGCTGGATCGACGAGGAGGGCCTCGGCCTCGACGTCTGCTCGGCGGGCGAACTGGAACTCGCCGTCACCGGCGGCTTCCCGCCGCACCGGATCGTCCTGCACGGCAACGCCAAGTCGCCCCAGGACCTGGCCCTCGCCCTGCGGCTCGGCGTCGGCCGGATCGTCATCGACAGCCCCTCGGAGATCGCCAGGCTCGCCGCGGCCGTCGGACCCGCGGGACGGCAGCGGGTGATGGTCCGCGTGGTGCCGGGCGTCAGCGCGGGCGGCCACGACAAGATCCGCACCGGCACCGAGGACCAGAAGTTCGGCCTGTCGATCAGGGACGGCCACGCGCAGCACGCGATCACCCGCGTCCTCGGCCAGAAGCAGCTCGAACTGACCGGCCTGCACTGCCATGTGGGCTCCCAGATCACGGACGTCAGGCCGTACCTCGCGGCGGTCCGCCGGATGGTCGGCCTGATGGCGGCCGTGCACCGGCGGCACGGGGTCGTGCTGCCCGAACTCGACCTGGGCGGCGGCCACGGCATCGCCTACCGCCCCGGCGAACAGGCCCTGGACATCACGGAGTTGTCCCGCGCGGTGCGCGCCGAACTCGCCTCGGCGTGCGCGACGGCGGGCCTGCCGGTACCGCGCCTGATCATCGAACCGGGACGCGCGCTGGTCGGCCCCGCGGGCGTCGCGCTCTACCACGTGCTGGCCGTGAAGCACACCGGCGACCGCGTCTTCGTGGCCGTCGACGGCGGCATGAGCGACAACCCGCGCCCGGCCCTGTACGGCGTCCGCTACGCGCCCCGCCTGATCGGCCGGGCCACCGAGGCGCCCGCGGCCAGGATGACCGTGGTGGGCCGGCACTGCGAGGCGGGCGACATCCTCTCCCCCGACGCCACTCTCCCCTCGGACCTGCGGCCGGGCGACCTCCTCGCGGTGCCGGTGGCGGGCGCCTACCACCTGTCGATGGCGTCGGCGTACAACCTGGTGGGCCGGCCCCCGGTGGTGGCGGTGCGCGAGGGCAGGGCCCGCCTGCTGGTCAGACGGGAGTCCCTGGCGGACCTCACCGCGCGGGACGTGGGAGTGTGA
- the kdpF gene encoding K(+)-transporting ATPase subunit F — translation MTVENIVGLVVAVSLLGYLVLALIFPERF, via the coding sequence GTGACCGTCGAGAACATCGTCGGCCTGGTCGTGGCCGTCTCCCTGTTGGGTTACCTCGTCCTCGCCCTGATCTTCCCGGAGAGGTTCTGA